The Chordicoccus furentiruminis DNA window GTCTTCTGATCGTCGCACCGGTGGATGCGGAGAAGCTCTCCGATCCGCTGGCGGCAGCCAGAGAGGCCGGCATACCGGTGCTTTCCTACGGCTCCGTGATACGAAACTCAGACGCTGTCACCTGCGCGGTGCTTCCGGACAGCCGTCAGATGGGCGTGCTTCAGGCGCAGTCCGTCATCAGTGCGCTGGGTGTATCAAAGGACGAAAACGCGAAGGTAAGCCGGATCGAGCTGGCCGCCGGCCCGGCGGAGAACCCTCAGACGGCCCTTCTCTACGACGGAATCTACGCCACACTGGAGCCCTATCTCAGCGCAGGGAGTCTGAAAATCCCCTCGGGTGAAGTCCGTCTTGCCGACGTGTCGGCCGGCAGTCAGGAGAAAGCCGAATCCCGCATGGAGCAGATCCTGAAGTCGGATTACGGAAAAGATACCGAGCTGGCAGCGGTTCTCGGAGGAACGGACGAGTCCGCCCGCGGCGTCATCAAAGCCGTCAGCCGGAGCTACCGCGGAAAAAACGACGTCATCGTCACCGGCTCCGGCACAGACAACTCCAGCCTGAAGGAGCTGGAAAACGGAGATCAGACGATGTCCGCCTATGTTGATACGCAGAACGAAGCCATCGTGGCCTCCGATGTGGGTCTCTCCCTGATGACGGAGGAATCGACGGACAGCTACGTCATCAATAAGAGCGGCTGGAGCTTTTCCTGCCGGTACGACACGGCGGACATCGACGGAGGCAAGGGCGTGATTCCGTCCTTCCTGATCGGGCCGGTCAAAGTCACGAAGAAAAACGCCGTTTCCGTGATGCAGTAAGACACCGGGCCGCGTCCTCTTTACGCCGCCTCCCTTTCATCATCCCCGGAAAAAACGGCGGGAAAGGCAGTCTGTTTCTGCCTTTCCCGCCGTTTTTTATTCGCTCTCAGTGAGCGAGCACCTCGCAGCCCGTATCGGTGACGACGACCTGCACCTCCCACTGGGCGGACGGCTTTCCGTCCTCCGTGTAGATCGTCCAGCCGTTGCTGTCGTCCTCATAGATTTCGTCCAGTCCCATGTTGACCATCGGCTCGATCGTGAAGCAGAGTCCCGGAACCATCAGCATCCCCGTGCCGGGCATCGAGGTGTATCCGACCCACGGATCCTCATGAAACTCCTTTCCGCAGCCGTGACCGCCGATCTGACGGACGATGCTGTAGCCGTTCTCCAGCGCATGCTGATGCACGGCCGCGCCCATGTCGCCGAGATAATGCCACGGCACGACCTCGCGTACGCCGATCTCCACGCACTCGCGGGCGACCTCTACCAGCTTTCTCGTCTCCGGACTTACGTTTCCGATGCAGAACATCCGGGAAGAGTCGGAAAAATAACCTTTGCAGATCGTGGACACATCGACATTGATGATATCGCCGTCCTTCAGAATCACGTCCGGGGAAGGAATACCGTGGCAGACCTCATCGTTCAGCGAGGTGCAGACGCTCTTCGGAAATCCCTCATAGTTCAGCGGCGCCGGGATGCCGCCCATCTTCTTCGTCGTCTCATAGACGATCCGGTCGATCTCCTCCGTACTCATCCCCTCACGGATACGGGAGGCCACCTCGTCGAGCACGGCGATATTGATCTTCGCGCTGGCCCGGATTCCTTCGATATCCTCAGGCGTCTTGAGAAGCCTTCGTTCCGGCACTTCATGTCCCTGCATCTCCGCCGCCCGGATCTTCTCGTCAAAGGCCATATGGCACTGCTTATACTTTCTTCCGCTTCCGCACCAGCACGGTTCGTTGCGGTCCAGTTTTGGATTGGTAAATTTCATGGCATTCCTCTTCCAACTATGTCATACTTGACTGCAGTTCAAGGCTGCGTCCGCGCAGCCGGTCTGAGCATAGCACCAAAACGGAGGAAAGTCCATGATTCAGGATATTGAGCCGTCAAAACTCACCAACACATGGCGTCCGGACATGCACCCGGAGGCGGACAGCCCTGTCTGCATGATCCGCAGCGGCTGCATCGCCGTCAGACGGGGCGACCTGTCCGACACCCGGGACGCCGCCCACGCGCAGCTTCCGGATCCGGACGTCTCGCTGCCGCTCTACCGCGACTGTAATCCGGCCGCCGGCTACATCTATCTCTTCTCCATCGACGATACGCCCTGGTTCCTCGCGGAGGAAGCGCCCGATCTTCTCCCGGACGGTTTTCTGTACGAATCCGTCCGCGCCCTGCGCCGCGCGGACGCCGCTCCGAAGTCTTTCGTTTTCGGCGCCGTAACCGCGCTGCAGCTCGCACGCTGGTACCGCGACAACCGGTTCTGCGGCACCTGTGGCTCGCGCACGCGCCTCTCTCACACCGAACGGGCCATCGTCTGCCCGAAGTGCGGCCGGATCATCTACCCCCGGATCATCCCGGCCGTCATCGTCGGCGTGACGGACGGAGACCGCCTTCTACACACCCGGTATGTCCGTTCCCGGAAACTGCCGTATTACGCGCTGGTGGCCGGCTTCACGGAAATCGGCGAGACGCTGGAGCAGACAGTGGCGCGCGAAGTGATGGAGGAAACCGGCCTCCGGGTAAAAAACATCCGCTACTTCGCCTCTCAGCCATGGGGCGTCGTGGATGATCTGCTCGCCGGCTTCTACTGCGACGTGGACGGCGACACCACGATCCGTCTCGAACGGAGCGAGCTGTCCGAGGCGGTCTGGATCGAACGAAAAAAAATCGTCGGCCAGCCCAACGATTTTTCACTCACAAACCATATGATGATGACATTCCGGGACGGGAAGGAACCCCGCTGAACGGCCGGAAACGGCCGGAAATCAGTCTTCGGAAGAAGGCACGGGCCGCTTTCCCGCGCCACCTTCCGCCGCGCCCGCGAAGGTCTTCCTCTACCGTCTTGTTTCAGAAGTCCTGAACAAAGTGGCCGCCGCAGATCCCGCACGTATAGCTCCGGTAATTGCGCGTGAATTTACAGACGCGCATCTTGCGGATAATCTGCCCGCAGCCGTCGCAGTGATACTGATGAAGCACCTGGGACGCGGTATCTTCCGGCGGAAGTCCCTTGTCCTCGTTGGAATCCGTCCGTTTGATGTGGCAGCTCAGTTCGCGGTTCACCACCTCCGCGAAATGTTTCCACATCGCGCCATGATTATTGCACATCGGGCAGGTATGGAGCAGCTCGTGCATCACCGTATCCCGCAGTCCCTGCTCCGTATTTCCGTCGAGCAGACGGTCGGCGATGCTGATGTGAAAGCCGTCCGCCTCCTTCCGGCAGAGTCCCCAGCGTTTCCGCGCACGCGTGTTGACGGTCACCTCGACGACATGTCCGTACGGCACCTGGATCGAGTCCAGCTCCTTCATGCACTGCCTGACCACTCTGCTGAGATACCTCTCCCTCTCCATCCTGCTCTGATTCATTTCTTCAAGCCCTCCAATGTCAGCCACGTTCCGCCGGCCGCGGATCCCCCCCTCTTCCGCTCCGGTTTACTACTTACAATGCTTCGGATGATTGATCCTGCTGGCTAAAAAGCCTGCGCCGAACCCGTTGTCGATATTGACGACCGAGACGCCGCTTGCGCAGCTGTTCAGCATGGACAGCAGCGCGGCCAGCCCGTGAAACGACGCCCCGTATCCCACGCTGGTCGGCACGGCGATCACCGGGCAGTCCGCCAGTCCGCCGATGACACTGGAAAGTGCGCCCTCCATGCCCGCGATGCAGATCAGAACCGAAGCGTCCATGATCTCTTCAGCGTGGGCCAGCAGACGGTGCAGGCCCGAAACGCCCACGTCGTACAGGCGGACCACGTCATTTCCGTAAAATGCAGCCGTCAGCGCCGCCTCCTCGGCGACCGGGAGATCGCTGGTACCCCCGGTGGCGATCACGATCCGGCCCAGCCCGTCCGCCGGCGGCATCCCGCCGATCAGTCCGACCCGCGCCCGCTCATGATAGTCCAGCGGCTCCGTCTTCTGAAGAAAAGCCGCCTTGTCAGAAGAAAGCCGGGTGATCAGCACCCTCTCCTGCCCGTGGGAGCGCATCACCTCGAGAATCCCGCGGATCTCCTCCGCCGTCTTGCTCTCGCCGTAGATCACCTCGCCCTGTCCCTGCCGTATGGCCCGGTGAAGATCGACCTTGGCGTAGCCGACATCGACAAACGGCTCCGTCTTCAGCTTCAGCATCGCCTCTTCGACGCTGAGACGCCCGTCCGCCACCTGCTCCAGTATCGCTTTCGTCTCGTTCATATCCGTCATTGCCTTTCATCGGATGAGACCCGGGTCCCGTCAGCCGTCAAAGCGTATTGGCCTTCTTCTCCTCCTCCGAGAGCGTCTCATTCATGCTTCCCGTCCGGTATCCCGAAAGATCCGCCGTCACATAACGGAAGCCGGCCCGCTTCAGTCCTTCCGCAATCGCGGTCCGGTTCGGTTCCGCGAGCAGCTCCGGCACCCGTTCAGGCTCCACCTCAATCCTCGCCAGATCGCCGTGAATCCGCACGCGGACCTGGGGAAACCCGAGATCCCGGATCAGCTGCTCCGCCTCGTCCACCATTCTGAGCTTCGGCTCCGTGATCATCTCGCCGTAGACAAACCGCGATGCGAGGCAGGCAAAGGACGGCTTCTTCCACGTCGGAAGCCCAAGCTCCTTTGAGATCGCCCGGATCTCTGCCTTGCCAAGACCCTGCTCCCGGAACGGACTCCGGATTCCCAGCTCACGGATCGCCACGAGGCCGGGGCGGTAATCGCCGAGATCATCCATGTTCGACCCTTCGGCCACCCAGTCGATTCCCTGCTCCTCCGCCAGCTTCAGCACCCGGCTGAACAGTGCTTTCTTGCAGAGATAACAGCGGTTCGCCGGATTCTCCCGGAAACCATCGACGTCCAGCTCTTCGGACTCGACGAAGTACTGGCGGATCCCCTGCTTTTCGCAGAATGCAGCCGCCTCCTTCCTCTCTCGGTCCGGAAAGGAGGCTGACACGGCCGTCACCGCGACCGCCCGGCTTCCGAGCATATCATGGGCCGTACGGAGGAGCAGCGTGGAATCCACGCCGCCGGAAAAGGCAACCGCCACGCTTCCCATAGAGCGGATCGACGCTTTCAGATTTTCATATTTTTCAGCGAGGTCGTTTGTCATAATTGCGATAATTGTACTCCTTTGTTCACAATATTTGAACCATTTATCCGGTTTTTTTTACTATCCCGTCCGGCGAAACCGTCACATCGCCGTTGGAAAGCCCGGCGATATGATCAAGAATCGTCTGTTTCCGTTCCGGGTCCGTCACCAGATCCGTATGCAGATCGTACTGGGTGCACGGCAGGAAAGCCGTCTCCGTCAGCGTGACCGGCTGCGTGCGATCCTTCGGCACCCGAAGCGAAATGCGTGCCATGCCGGAATACAGAGGCTTTTCGTTGAACCAGAAATTCCCCAGACTGTAGAAGACCGGTGCTCCGTCGATCAGATTGATTCCCTGCAGGCAGTGCGTGTGCGACCCTATGACCGCGTCCGCGCCGGCCGCTACCATCTGCTCCGCCAGTGCGCGCTGGTCATCGCTGTAGTGTTCATCGTACTCAAGGCCCCAGTGAACGCTGGCCACAACGAAATCGCTGTTTGCGTCCGCCGCCCGGATCTCCTCGAGAAAGCGCGACGGATCATAGCAGGCGAGGACACCCGGCTGCGTATCCGTCGCCGCCTGAGTGTGGATCGCAGACTCATACTGTTCCGCCTTCGTCGCCGCCACATAGGCGATCGTCCGGCCGTTGATCCGCGCATAGTACGGAGTGGCCGCCTCCTCAAGGTTCCGGCCGGCGCCCACCTCCGGAATGCCCGCCTTCGTGAGCGTATCCAGCGTGTCCGTCAGCGCGTCGGTGCCGTAGTCGAAGACATGGTTGTTCGCCAGAAGGACAAGGTCGACGCCCAGCTTCTTCAGATTTTCCACACGAGAAGGATTGGAGCGGAAATGATAGGTCTTCGGCACCTCGCTGCCCCGGGTGCTGTAGGTGAACTCGTTGTTCAGCATGAACAGATCGAACCCGCGCATCGTGTCGATGCAGTCCGGCGAGAAGCAGTCCAGTATACCGTCCGGCTGCGCGTCCATCTTCTCTGTCGTCGGCCACCCTTCCGCGAAGTTGATGTCGCCGGCAAAGCCGAGTGTGACTGTCTCCGTGTCGTCCGCCGTTTTCTCCGCGGAGGAGGAAACCGCCGGTATCTCCGCAGCCTGAGAAACGGACGCAGCCGACGTGGAAACCGCTGCGGCAGCCGATGCAGCCGCTTCCGCGGTCGATACGGCGGATTCCGCCGGGGAAGCCGTCGGCACGGCCGGCGGGACCGTCCCCGCGGACGACACAGCCGGTTCTGCGGTCGACACGGCAGATTCCGCCGGCGCCGGAACCGCTTCCGCGGACGATGCAGATGGCACCGGACTCACGGACAGCGCAGGTGACGCCGCGGAACGGACTGGCTCCGCGAAGGAAGAAACCGCCTCCGCGGACGACGGAACCGGCCGGCTTTCCGTCCCGGAGCCGAACGAAAAACTGCGCGGACCGCCATAGCCCGCGGCCGTATTCGGGCTGTGCCCGCCGGAAGCGGCCGTCTCCGCAGATCCGGCCCCGACCAGCACGCGCACGCCGGTTTCCGCTTTGCCCCGGCCGGCTGCAGGCACCGTCCCGGCCAGAACCAGAAGCAATCCGGCGCAGACCGCCGCCCCGAGGCGGCGGCTGCGCCGCTGTTCCGTCTCCGGAATACCGACGCCGTTCCTCCTGTTTCCCGCCTTTCTGCGCCGCATCATACTCTCCGCCGGATGATCTCGGTCAGGATCGTTGTGGAGACGCCCGGCGTATGCGGAAGAAAGACGACGTCCACGCCGACCGCCTTCAGCTTCTCCTCGATGGAGCGGTAGAGATCCGTCCCCTTCCAGTCATCACCGTGAAACAGTGCGTCGTAATGATAGGTCTTCCACGCGGCGAACTTATCCATATTCTCCTGCACGACAACCTGATCCACATAGCGGATCGCGCCTACGATCGCCATCCGGTCCTCAAGCGGAACAATCGGCGTCTTGTGCTTGTACTGTTCGATCAGCGCGTCGCTCGAGACGCCAACGATCAGATAGTCGCACTGCTCCTTCGCGCGTTTGAGGATCGCGAGATGGCCTGCGTGGAACATGTCAAAGGCCCCCGTCGTGTAGCCGATCCGGTATTTCTTCTTCGTTTCACTCATCTCGCAGATACTCCTTGTAAGAACGCGACGTGTCATAGATCACGCCGCCGTGTGTCGCCGTCCCCCTGACCGGCGTCTTCCAGTCTCCGTAAAACCGATCCAGCAGCTCAAGATAACCGCCCGGAGCCGGGATCTCCATCATCTCAAACGGCAGCATCACGGTTGTGTCGAACCAGGACCGCTCCCACACGCGGCGGCGCCGGTCCTTCTCCGTCATCAGCCCGTTGAAATACTTCGCTACGCGCGTCGTCGGCTGGCCGTCATATTTCGTCACTTCCCGGATGTAATCCCTGTAATACTTCTCATAAAAATCCACCTTCCGGAGCGGTCCAGCAAGGACCGCATGCGCGGCGGCCTTGGCCGCCTTCCGCAGCGGGTTCGGACTGTCCTTCACATACCGGTCCTTGTACAGCGCCCGCGTCCGCGCCTTCCGGATCAGAGTGTCCGCCGTCCGGCACTGAAGAAGAAAATCCTGATCGTCGTCCGGCACATTGTCGATCGGAAAAATATCAAGAAAGATTCCCTGATTGAACGGCAGCCTCCAGCGCGCCTCGCTCTCCCGTATGCCCGTCGTCATGCTGTTTCGCAGCTGCGCGTGCTCCCTCAGCGTCCCGGGTTCAGTCTCCTGGGTCTGAAAGAAATACGGATCACGAAACTCCCCGGAGGCAGCCGCACAGAGTTTTTCGTAATCCGGACGCATCATCATGACATCCAGATCATCGTCCCACGGAATATAGCCCCTGTGCCGCACCGCGCCGAGCAGCGTTCCCGCGTCCGCGTAGTACTGAATGCCATGCGCCTCGCAAACGCGCATCAGCTCTGCGAGAAGGTCGAGCTGCACAGCCCATACCTCCTTCATTTTCGCCGGAACCGTATAGTCC harbors:
- the nudC gene encoding NAD(+) diphosphatase, translating into MIQDIEPSKLTNTWRPDMHPEADSPVCMIRSGCIAVRRGDLSDTRDAAHAQLPDPDVSLPLYRDCNPAAGYIYLFSIDDTPWFLAEEAPDLLPDGFLYESVRALRRADAAPKSFVFGAVTALQLARWYRDNRFCGTCGSRTRLSHTERAIVCPKCGRIIYPRIIPAVIVGVTDGDRLLHTRYVRSRKLPYYALVAGFTEIGETLEQTVAREVMEETGLRVKNIRYFASQPWGVVDDLLAGFYCDVDGDTTIRLERSELSEAVWIERKKIVGQPNDFSLTNHMMMTFRDGKEPR
- a CDS encoding SprT-like domain-containing protein codes for the protein MNQSRMERERYLSRVVRQCMKELDSIQVPYGHVVEVTVNTRARKRWGLCRKEADGFHISIADRLLDGNTEQGLRDTVMHELLHTCPMCNNHGAMWKHFAEVVNRELSCHIKRTDSNEDKGLPPEDTASQVLHQYHCDGCGQIIRKMRVCKFTRNYRSYTCGICGGHFVQDF
- the larB gene encoding nickel pincer cofactor biosynthesis protein LarB, which produces MNETKAILEQVADGRLSVEEAMLKLKTEPFVDVGYAKVDLHRAIRQGQGEVIYGESKTAEEIRGILEVMRSHGQERVLITRLSSDKAAFLQKTEPLDYHERARVGLIGGMPPADGLGRIVIATGGTSDLPVAEEAALTAAFYGNDVVRLYDVGVSGLHRLLAHAEEIMDASVLICIAGMEGALSSVIGGLADCPVIAVPTSVGYGASFHGLAALLSMLNSCASGVSVVNIDNGFGAGFLASRINHPKHCK
- the larE gene encoding ATP-dependent sacrificial sulfur transferase LarE, with product MTNDLAEKYENLKASIRSMGSVAVAFSGGVDSTLLLRTAHDMLGSRAVAVTAVSASFPDRERKEAAAFCEKQGIRQYFVESEELDVDGFRENPANRCYLCKKALFSRVLKLAEEQGIDWVAEGSNMDDLGDYRPGLVAIRELGIRSPFREQGLGKAEIRAISKELGLPTWKKPSFACLASRFVYGEMITEPKLRMVDEAEQLIRDLGFPQVRVRIHGDLARIEVEPERVPELLAEPNRTAIAEGLKRAGFRYVTADLSGYRTGSMNETLSEEEKKANTL
- a CDS encoding CapA family protein, translating into MRRRKAGNRRNGVGIPETEQRRSRRLGAAVCAGLLLVLAGTVPAAGRGKAETGVRVLVGAGSAETAASGGHSPNTAAGYGGPRSFSFGSGTESRPVPSSAEAVSSFAEPVRSAASPALSVSPVPSASSAEAVPAPAESAVSTAEPAVSSAGTVPPAVPTASPAESAVSTAEAAASAAAAVSTSAASVSQAAEIPAVSSSAEKTADDTETVTLGFAGDINFAEGWPTTEKMDAQPDGILDCFSPDCIDTMRGFDLFMLNNEFTYSTRGSEVPKTYHFRSNPSRVENLKKLGVDLVLLANNHVFDYGTDALTDTLDTLTKAGIPEVGAGRNLEEAATPYYARINGRTIAYVAATKAEQYESAIHTQAATDTQPGVLACYDPSRFLEEIRAADANSDFVVASVHWGLEYDEHYSDDQRALAEQMVAAGADAVIGSHTHCLQGINLIDGAPVFYSLGNFWFNEKPLYSGMARISLRVPKDRTQPVTLTETAFLPCTQYDLHTDLVTDPERKQTILDHIAGLSNGDVTVSPDGIVKKTG
- a CDS encoding LicD family protein, coding for MVELKLKLPEHFLEEEVREDYTVPAKMKEVWAVQLDLLAELMRVCEAHGIQYYADAGTLLGAVRHRGYIPWDDDLDVMMMRPDYEKLCAAASGEFRDPYFFQTQETEPGTLREHAQLRNSMTTGIRESEARWRLPFNQGIFLDIFPIDNVPDDDQDFLLQCRTADTLIRKARTRALYKDRYVKDSPNPLRKAAKAAAHAVLAGPLRKVDFYEKYYRDYIREVTKYDGQPTTRVAKYFNGLMTEKDRRRRVWERSWFDTTVMLPFEMMEIPAPGGYLELLDRFYGDWKTPVRGTATHGGVIYDTSRSYKEYLRDE
- a CDS encoding substrate-binding domain-containing protein; this encodes MKAKNRSVIRSAAAVLTLALAAAGCGAKPGNTTHPADSPAESVASTGKSVGIAFPSDETERWKTEGEWLAKRFTSRGYEAKLIYSGGQADRQAKDLASLISGGVSLLIVAPVDAEKLSDPLAAAREAGIPVLSYGSVIRNSDAVTCAVLPDSRQMGVLQAQSVISALGVSKDENAKVSRIELAAGPAENPQTALLYDGIYATLEPYLSAGSLKIPSGEVRLADVSAGSQEKAESRMEQILKSDYGKDTELAAVLGGTDESARGVIKAVSRSYRGKNDVIVTGSGTDNSSLKELENGDQTMSAYVDTQNEAIVASDVGLSLMTEESTDSYVINKSGWSFSCRYDTADIDGGKGVIPSFLIGPVKVTKKNAVSVMQ
- a CDS encoding adenylyltransferase/cytidyltransferase family protein, with product MSETKKKYRIGYTTGAFDMFHAGHLAILKRAKEQCDYLIVGVSSDALIEQYKHKTPIVPLEDRMAIVGAIRYVDQVVVQENMDKFAAWKTYHYDALFHGDDWKGTDLYRSIEEKLKAVGVDVVFLPHTPGVSTTILTEIIRRRV
- a CDS encoding methionyl aminopeptidase, which encodes MKFTNPKLDRNEPCWCGSGRKYKQCHMAFDEKIRAAEMQGHEVPERRLLKTPEDIEGIRASAKINIAVLDEVASRIREGMSTEEIDRIVYETTKKMGGIPAPLNYEGFPKSVCTSLNDEVCHGIPSPDVILKDGDIINVDVSTICKGYFSDSSRMFCIGNVSPETRKLVEVARECVEIGVREVVPWHYLGDMGAAVHQHALENGYSIVRQIGGHGCGKEFHEDPWVGYTSMPGTGMLMVPGLCFTIEPMVNMGLDEIYEDDSNGWTIYTEDGKPSAQWEVQVVVTDTGCEVLAH